The region TAGTGTCAAAAAGGGTTGTGCTATACAACTCATCCAGCCATTTTTTATCGATGTTTGATGCAAATGCATCGTCTTGTAGTACTTTAGGTAATTCTACCGATTGTAGTGCTTCTATTGATTTTTTAAAATAGGCTTGACCATCAATAATTGTATCAATAACATAATCTTCTCCTGCTATTAGTTGGTCTTGAGTTAATCGCGTATTAGAATTCTCTTGAGTATAGCCAAAAAAACTTACTGATAACAATATAATTAAAACGATTTGTGTTTTTACTTGCTGCATTTATCTGTTATTTATTGTATAACGTTAAAGAGCTTAAAATTATTCTAAAATGGCTGCAATACCAGGTAATGTTTTACCTTCTAGGCTTTCTAGCATGGCACCACCACCAGTACTGACGTAGCTTACTTTGTTTTCAAAACCAAACTGTTTTACTGCTGCAACAGAGTCTCCACCACCAACTAATGAAAACGCACCTTTTTTGGTTGCTTCTGCAATAGAATTACCTAGCTCTATGGTTCCGTTTGCGAAGCTTTCCATTTCAAATACGCCTAATGGACCATTCCAGAGAATGGTTTTACATTGCATCACTACATCATGGAATATTGCTTTAGATTTTGGTCCAGCATCTAATCCTTGCCAACCGTCTGGAATTTTTGTTACATCCATGACTTGTGTATCTGCATCGTTGCTAAAAGCATTAGCTGCTAATACATCTACTGGTAAGTGTATCTGGACATTTTTAGCTTTGGCTTGTTTCAAAATATCTAAAGCCAAGTCCATTTTATCGTCTTCACAAATAGAGTCTCCAACACTTCCTCCTTGCGCTTTTATGAAGGTAAATGTCATTCCACCACCTATAATTAGATGGTCTACTTTGTCTAATATATTTTCAATAATTGTAATTTTTGAAGATACTTTTGCACCTCCAAGCACAGCCAACACTGGTTTTTCACCAGTCTTCATTACTTTATCAATACTTTTTATTTCTTGCTCCAATAAATGTCCAAAGCATTTTTTTTCTGGAAAAAACTGAGCAATTATTGTTGTTGAGGCATGTGCCCTATGTGCAGTACCAAATGCATCGTTAACGTAAATGTCTCCAAGTTTAGCTAGTTTTTCAGCGAAAGCGGTATCTCCTTTTGTTTCTTCGTCGTAAAAACGAAGGTTTTCTAAAATCAAGATTTTACCAGGTTCTAAATTGGAAGCTGCTTCTTCAGCTTCAGATCCAATACAATCCGAAACAAATTGAGTTTCTACACCAATAATATCTTCAACTTTATTAACGATGTGTTTAAGCGAAAACTCCTCTTGCATACCTTTTGGTCTTCCTAAGTGCGACATTAAAATACAGCTTCCTCCATCTTCTAAAACTTTTATAATGGTTGGTTTTGCAGCTTGTATCCTAGTTACGTCTGTAACATTAAAATCTGCATCTAATGGAACGTTAAAATCTACGCGTATTAAAGCTTTTTTGTCTTTAAAATTAAAATCGTTAAGTGTCTTCATTAATAAAATTATGTGTTTAGTCAAGGTTGGCTTTTAAAACCCAAGTATCTCTATATCTGTAATTTGTTTTTAAATCTTCCATTAATTTAAAAGCGTCTTCTGGTGTGTCGCTTCGTAATAAATACACATAATTCCAGTTGTTTTTTGGGTTTATAAACGCATTAGCTTCATACCCTTTTTTTATAAGACTAGACGTCCATTTCCCTGCTCTTGCTGGCTCTGCAAAAACACCAGTGACAACATAATAACCACCTTCAATTCCTGCAATTGCAGTAGACTTTTTGTTTTTCAAGTAGTTAAACGCACTAGAATTTAATCCTCTTTTGAAGTAGCGATAAGGTTTGCGCTTTTCTTTGGTGTCGTAGCTTGGTACAGTTTCTGGTTGAGCTCTTACTATTTCTGGAGCCACATTAGCGCTTTGACTGGCTTGTGGGTTGTTTTCTTGAACGATGTCATCAAAATAAGTTTGCGCAATTTCTGTTTGAAACGCAGTAAAATAAAGATAAAAACGGTCTGATTGTGTTTTTAGGCGCAAAGTAGTTTCGCTTGTGCTATTACTAATAATTGCGTTGTTATAGTTTGGTATGTCTAGTTTGGCAATGTCAAACCCTAATGTGTTTTCGCTATTTGGTAGTCGGTCTCTGTTTTTAATACTGTTATTGGTAATCGAGCTATTAAAAAAGTTTTGCTGAAAACGCGCTCCATTACTAAGTGATTGGAAGCTACCATCACGTTGTTTAATAATTGCAAATTCGTCTCCTTCTAAAGCAGCATCACCTTCTATTGCAGATAAAACAACTGATGTTTTTACATCGCCTTTTTCTACTGATTTAAAGTTTTTAAAGTTTAAATCT is a window of Olleya sp. YS DNA encoding:
- a CDS encoding SPOR domain-containing protein is translated as MKRLLGLLFFLICISHVNAQDTELKANAFGDGVAFESQNEFYIFGDVAVIGNNILSEDDKDAFNNTLVNNDDTKMRYVDIDSDKETFCSSQATLTLPSDFKKIAYAGLYWTATYAYEKGTRKEQKGNYDYRGNGERSPVINQIKFQLPNQDYQDITGQVIYDGSTNVTHAINSPYVCYADVTQLLKDAETKSGNYVVANVKATQGYLSGGSAAGWMLYVVYQSPTDNPKYISTYHGFALVNKEEPLDLNFKNFKSVEKGDVKTSVVLSAIEGDAALEGDEFAIIKQRDGSFQSLSNGARFQQNFFNSSITNNSIKNRDRLPNSENTLGFDIAKLDIPNYNNAIISNSTSETTLRLKTQSDRFYLYFTAFQTEIAQTYFDDIVQENNPQASQSANVAPEIVRAQPETVPSYDTKEKRKPYRYFKRGLNSSAFNYLKNKKSTAIAGIEGGYYVVTGVFAEPARAGKWTSSLIKKGYEANAFINPKNNWNYVYLLRSDTPEDAFKLMEDLKTNYRYRDTWVLKANLD
- a CDS encoding phosphoglycerate kinase translates to MKTLNDFNFKDKKALIRVDFNVPLDADFNVTDVTRIQAAKPTIIKVLEDGGSCILMSHLGRPKGMQEEFSLKHIVNKVEDIIGVETQFVSDCIGSEAEEAASNLEPGKILILENLRFYDEETKGDTAFAEKLAKLGDIYVNDAFGTAHRAHASTTIIAQFFPEKKCFGHLLEQEIKSIDKVMKTGEKPVLAVLGGAKVSSKITIIENILDKVDHLIIGGGMTFTFIKAQGGSVGDSICEDDKMDLALDILKQAKAKNVQIHLPVDVLAANAFSNDADTQVMDVTKIPDGWQGLDAGPKSKAIFHDVVMQCKTILWNGPLGVFEMESFANGTIELGNSIAEATKKGAFSLVGGGDSVAAVKQFGFENKVSYVSTGGGAMLESLEGKTLPGIAAILE